The genomic region GGTGGCCGGCTCGGGGACGCGGTGCCGCCGGAAACGGCTGCGCCGTCGTCGTTCACGTACAACCCGGCCGACCCGACCCCGACGGTCGGCGGACGGTTGCTGTCCCCGGAGGCGGGCTACACCCGCGACGACAAGCTCGCCCAGCGCCCGGACGTGCTGAGCTTCACCGGTGACCGGCTGCCCACCGACCTGTACGTGGTCGGGTCGCCGGTGCTGGAGCTGGCGCACTCCTGCGACAACCCGCACAACGATCTGTTCGTGCGGATCAGCGAGGTCGACGCCAAGGGCCGCTCCCGCAATGTCAGCGACGGATACGTCGGCGCCGCACCGGATTCCGGCACGGTACGGATCGAGCTGGATCCGGTGGCGCACCGGTTGCGCGCCGGGTCGAGGATCCGGGTGCTGGTGGCGGGCGGCTCGCATCCGCGGTTCGCGCGCAACCTCGGCAGCGGGGAGCCGCTGGGCACGGGCCGCACGCTGGTCCCGGCGACCCACACGGTCCATCTGGGGGACGGCGCGTCGCGGCTGATCCTGCCCGCGGGCCCCCAGCCCCCGGCCGGGTGAGCAAATAACAATGCGCGGTGCAAGAATTTCATAGGAAATTCAAATCCCATAGCGCGAAACCGCGGGCCGAAAACGGTCCGCGGTTTGCGTGACTGGCGGTCAGTCGCCGAGCAGAAACAGTGGGCTCGACGACGGACCCCAGATCATCGGCGGCCGGACATCCGGAGGCAGCACCTCGATCGCCACGTGTCCCGGACGCTGGGTGATGTTGGTCCGGTCGGTGTTTGTGCTGGTCACTGTGCTGGCCGCAGCGGCGGCCGGGGCTGACGCGAGCGCGACGGCCAGGGCGCCGGCACCGAACGGCAGGGCGAGGCCGCGACTGGAGATGGTCATGATGAACTCCCTTTATTCTGTCGATTCTTGTCGTACAGAATTCAATCTAGGGAGCCGTTAGCAGCCCGGCCGCCTTCTCAAATAGAACTCAAATTCGGGCGGATTCGGCAAACACCTGATCAGCCCACGGAGTCGCGTACCCGCGCGGTGATCGCGTTCAGGGTGTCGGTGTCGTGCACGGGGTCCGCCCATCGCGGATCGACCGGCAGGTCTACCCAACTCGTGCATCCCCGGTAGTCGGGGGTGCGCACCAACCGCACCGGATCGGCGAGCGGACAGGCCTGCACGACGAGCACCGTCAGTCGGTGCCGGGGCCGGAAGTCCAGGCGGTCGGACCGCACCGACTCGTCAGTCCAGATATGAAGCGGCGCAATCTGTTCCAGGTTCTCCGGCCGGTTGACCTCGACGGCGGCCACGACGGTGGCGCCGGCACGGAGCACCACGGCGTCGTCGCTGCTGTCGGCGGCCGCCGGCTCGAGCAGGTCGCGGTGTTCGGGGCGGACACGTTCGGCGTGACTGTGCGCGACGGTCGGGAACAGCAGGAACCGCGGCGCCGCCACCGTGAACCGCTTCTCGTGGATTCCGCCCTTGCGCAGCAGCACGGTCTGCCGGCCGTCGAGCAGCGCGTGGATCGCCGCGCTCCACTCCTTGAGCGCCGGCGAGGTCAGCGTCGCCGTCACGGGTTGGCGGCCGCGATGCGGGCCCGCACCTCGGGGCGGCGCAGCGGCGGCACCGTCTTGGGCGGTTGACGCCGCGGCGGCAGCTCGGCCAGCAGCCGGCGGGTGATGGCGGCGACCTCGGCGACCGCGGCCTCGAACACCTCGACGGTCGCGCCGGTCGGCCGGGTGATTCCGCTGACCTTGCGGATGTACTGCCGGGCGGCGGCTTCGACCTCTTCGTCGGTGGCGGCCGGTTCCAGCCCTCGCAGCTCCGTGATGTTTCGGCACATAAGCCCCACGATATGTTGATCGGGTGACTGACGACATCCTGCTGATCGACACCCGCGACCGGGTGCGCACCTTGACCCTCAACCGGCCGAAATCACGTAACGCGCTCTCCGCTGAGCTGCGGAAACGCTTTTTCGGCGCCCTGGCTGAGGCGCAGGATGACGATGACGTCGACGTGGTGATCGTGACGGGTGCCGACCCGGTGTTCTGCGCGGGCCTGGATCTCAAGGAGCTCGGCGACACCACCGAGCTGCCCGACATCTCGCCGAAGTGGCCGTCGATGGACAAGCCGGTGATCGGCGCGATCAACGGCGCCGCGGTCACCGGTGGCCTGGAGCTGGCGCTGTACTGCGACATCCTGATCGCCTCGGAGAACGCCAGGTTCGCCGACACGCACGCGCGGGTGGGGCTGCTGCCGACGTGGGGGCTGTCGGTGCGGCTGCCGCAGAAGGTCGGGGTGGGACTGGCCCGTCAGATGAGCCTGACCGGCGACTACCTGTCGGCCGCCGACGCGCTGCGCGCGGGCCTGGTCACCGAGGTGGTTGCCCACGATCAGCTGCTGCCGCGGGCGCGGGAGATCGCGGCGTCGATCGTCGGCAACAACCAGAAGGCGGTGCGCGCCCTGCTGGCGTCCTACCACCGCATCGACGAGGCCCAGACCAACGCCGCGCTGTGGATCGAGGCGGCGTCGGCGCGGGAGTGGATGCGCAGCACCTCCGGCGACGACATCGCCGCCAGCCGCTCCTCGGTGATTGAGCGCGGCCGCTCCCAGGTGCGCTGAACCTCTACGGCTTAACGGGTTGATTACTCGCAGTATTTGCGGGCAATCAACCCGTTAATCGCTATATCCCCGGTGACCCCGACCGGGCCACGGGACCGTACCGGGCGCTGCAGGGCGGTGAGTTCGCGCGTGCCGCCGCGGTGCGCAGGGCCCGCGACCTCGGCCTTCTCGACTGACCGGAAAAAGTTCCGGAAAAAGTGTCAGCACCACCCTGTCCGGCTGCTCCTACCTGTGACCGCCACCCGTCCGGGGTGGCCGCGCAGACGGAGAGCAGCCATGACCACCTTCCAGAACGAAGCCGACACCCGCACCGTCGCCGCCGGTTGGTCGTCCAGCCCGCTCGGCACCCCTGACCAGGACTTCCTGCTCGAGGGTCGCACCGGTCCGGAGACCGTGCCCGCACCCGTCGCCGAACCGGCCCCGGCCCGATCGGTGGTCCGCCACGCCGTGCTGGCCGCAGCGCTGGCGGCCGGGATCGGCGCTGGCGTCGCGGTGGCGCTGGCGGTGACGGACGTCGGCCCGACCGAGCCGGCTGTGGTGTCGCCGGTCGTCGAGGCGCCGGTCCCCGCGGCCGTCGCCCCGGCGCCGACCGCGGCTCCCCCGGCAGCGAACCGTACGGTCACGCCCGGCCCGGCACGGACCACGACCGTCACACTGGCGCCCCAGCAGACGCCGGCCCCGCCCGCACCGGCCGACGAGGCCCCGGCACCCGAGACCCCGGCCGACGAGGCCCCCGCCGACGAGATCCCCCAGGACCAGGAGCAGCCGGACCCGGTGGATCCGCAACCCGGCCCGTTCGTCGACCCCGGGCTGGACCTGAGCGCGGGCCCGCAGGAACAGCCCGAACCGCTGCCGCTGCCGGACCCCGTGTTCGACCTGACCTCCTGAAGGAACCGGCATGACCGCCCCGGCCACTTCCCCGATCCGACGGCACAGCGACACGGAGCTGACCCGTGCCGCTGTGTCGGGTGACAAGAGAGCGTTCGCCATGATCTACGACCGTTACTCGAATCGCCTGTACGACTTCTGCGTCGGGATGCTCGCCAACCGCGACAGCGCCGCCGACTGCGTCCAGGACGTGTTCTGCACGGCGGCAACGCAATTGCCCCAGCTGCGCGACCCGGACAGGCTGCGGCCGTGGCTCTACGCCATCGCCCGCAACGAGGCGCTGCGCCGGATCCGCGACCGTCGGCGCGAGGTGCCGACCGACGAGGTGCCCGACACGGCGTCCGCCGAGCCGGGACCCGAGGCGCTGGCCGCGCGGCTGGAACTGTCCGATCTGATCGAGGAGGCGGCCTGCGGACTGTCCGACCGGGACCGCGCGGTGCTCGAGCTGGCGTTCCGGCACGGCCTGAACGGGCCGGACCTCGCCGACATCCTTGGCGTCACCCCGGCGAACGCGAACACGATCGTGCACCGGCTGCGCCAGAACGTCGAACGCGCGCTCGGTGCGCTGCTGGTGTCACGACGGGTCCGCGCAGGCGGCGGGTGCGACGAACTCGCGGCCATCCTCGACGGCTGGGATGGAACATTCAATATCTTGATGCGCAAACGCATTTCGCGTCACATCGACGTGTGCGAGGTCTGCGACGCGCAGCGCCGACGACTCGCCAGCCCGGCCGCCCTGCTGGGTGCGGCACCGGTGTTCATCCCGGCGCCGGCATGGCTGCGCGAACGGACGCTCAACGAGGTCCAGCTGACCTGTTCGAGCGCGCAGCTGAAGCCGGTACCAACCGATGACACCTCAGCGCACCGCGGCTCGGCGCTGCCGATCGCCGCGTTCGTCGTCGCACTGCTGGCGGCGGTGGGCGCCGGGGCGCTGTGGTTCGTCTCCCAGAAACCGGCCGCCCCTGCGCCGGTCGAGGTCGGCCGGATCACGCCGGCGCCACCTGCCCAGCCACCGGTGCACGTCGAGTCGACGCCGGCGGCACCGGCCCCGGTGGTCAGCGCCCCGGTTCCGGCACCGCGGCAGCCGACGACGCCCCCGGTGGCGGCGCCGACCATCGAACCGTCACCGGCACCACCCCCGCCCGCGGCACCGAACCCGGAGCCGGCCCCACCGGCGCCCGCCCCACCGCTGGTGTGGCCGCAGTTGCCCGACCTGTCGCAGTGGCCGCAGTTCCCGCGGTGGCCCCTTCCGGGCGGCGATCCCGCCGACCCGCGCCCGGGTCCCGGATCGCAGTTCACCGCCCCGGCGGACCTCCACAGCCGTCCGCCCGTACCGGAAGGACCGAACCCGTGAGCAACCTCGTCTGGACGATCCCGGTCGCCGCCCTGCTCGTGGTGCAGGTCATCGGGTCCAGTCAGCGGCTGTTCACCCAACAAGCCAGGACCTCCTTCTCGACGCCGTCGAGGCGCACGCCGAACAACAGCGCGACGTGCGCAAAAGCACGCACGCCGAGTGACGGCTCAGTACCCTGAGGTACGGCGAAGGGACTGTCATGACCGCAGTACCCGAGTGGCACGCCGACGACGTGCGCACAGGCGATGCCGAACTGGTTTACGGCAGCATGTCCGGCGATCGGGAGGCCTTCGCGGCCATCTACGACCGTTACGCCGACCGTCTGCACGACTTCTGCGTCGGCATGCTGCGCGACCTCGACGCCGCCGCGGACTGTGTGCAGGAGACGTTCTTGATCGCCGCGACCCGCCTGCATCAGCTCAAGGATCCGGACAGGCTGCGGCCATGGCTGTATTCGATCGCCCGCAACCAGGCGCTGCGCCGGCTGCGCGAGTTGCGGCGTGAGGCACCGACCGAGGAGCTGCCCAAATCCGCCTCCGACGACGCGGGTCCCGACGCCCAGTCGGTGCGCACCGACCTCGCCGATCTGGTCGCCGAGGCGGCGGGCGGGTTGTCGGACCGCGACCGGGCCGTGCTGGATCTGACGTTCCGGCACGGACTCGACGGCCCGGAGCTCGCCGAGGCGTTGGGGGTCAGCCGCGCCAGCGCCAACACGATGGTGTCGCGGCTGCGCAGGACCGTCGAGCGATCCATTGGCGCACTTCTGGTTTCGCGGAGTGCGCAGAGGAACGCGAGCGCGTGCCCGCAGTTGCGTGAGCTGCTCGCGGCGTGGGACGGTGAGTTCACCGTCTTGATGCGCAAACGCATCTCCCGCCATGTCAAGTCCTGCGGCGTGTGCGACGAGGAACGCCGACGCCTGGTCAGCCCGACCGCACTGCTGGGTGCCGCCCCGGTGATGATTCCGGCGCCGAAGTGGTTGCGCGAGAAGACGATGCGAGATGTGCAACTGGTCAGCCACGACACCGCGTTGGCCGGTGAGCCCGGGTTGCCGGGTGACGCCCGCGAGGACCGCCGTCGGCTGATGTTGTCGGCAGTGTTCGTCGCCGAGATCGCCGCGGCCACCGCACTGCTGCTGGCATACCTCAACACCCCGACGAACACCCCGACGGTCGTCTCCCCCGCCGGGCCGACGGAGGCGGCGCCGAACGCTCCGCCGCCGCCCCCGTCGCCGATCAGGGTGCCGCCGCTAACGCTGAACGAGGAGCCGCCGCCGGTCGCACCGCCTGAGGTCGCGCCGTCGCCGACACCACGCCTGGAGCCGACACCGCAGGCACCGCCACCCGTTGCTCCGCCCTCGCCGCGCGCGCCTGCCCAGGC from Mycolicibacterium phlei harbors:
- a CDS encoding enoyl-CoA hydratase; the encoded protein is MTDDILLIDTRDRVRTLTLNRPKSRNALSAELRKRFFGALAEAQDDDDVDVVIVTGADPVFCAGLDLKELGDTTELPDISPKWPSMDKPVIGAINGAAVTGGLELALYCDILIASENARFADTHARVGLLPTWGLSVRLPQKVGVGLARQMSLTGDYLSAADALRAGLVTEVVAHDQLLPRAREIAASIVGNNQKAVRALLASYHRIDEAQTNAALWIEAASAREWMRSTSGDDIAASRSSVIERGRSQVR
- a CDS encoding RNA polymerase sigma factor, giving the protein MTAVPEWHADDVRTGDAELVYGSMSGDREAFAAIYDRYADRLHDFCVGMLRDLDAAADCVQETFLIAATRLHQLKDPDRLRPWLYSIARNQALRRLRELRREAPTEELPKSASDDAGPDAQSVRTDLADLVAEAAGGLSDRDRAVLDLTFRHGLDGPELAEALGVSRASANTMVSRLRRTVERSIGALLVSRSAQRNASACPQLRELLAAWDGEFTVLMRKRISRHVKSCGVCDEERRRLVSPTALLGAAPVMIPAPKWLREKTMRDVQLVSHDTALAGEPGLPGDAREDRRRLMLSAVFVAEIAAATALLLAYLNTPTNTPTVVSPAGPTEAAPNAPPPPPSPIRVPPLTLNEEPPPVAPPEVAPSPTPRLEPTPQAPPPVAPPSPRAPAQAPPPTGEPSLRLPGPSTRPPMSFRPSAVSPAPPPPTGGGGDNDGDGRSPGGDDGSAPTPG
- a CDS encoding DUF2277 domain-containing protein, producing the protein MCRNITELRGLEPAATDEEVEAAARQYIRKVSGITRPTGATVEVFEAAVAEVAAITRRLLAELPPRRQPPKTVPPLRRPEVRARIAAANP
- a CDS encoding sigma-70 family RNA polymerase sigma factor is translated as MIYDRYSNRLYDFCVGMLANRDSAADCVQDVFCTAATQLPQLRDPDRLRPWLYAIARNEALRRIRDRRREVPTDEVPDTASAEPGPEALAARLELSDLIEEAACGLSDRDRAVLELAFRHGLNGPDLADILGVTPANANTIVHRLRQNVERALGALLVSRRVRAGGGCDELAAILDGWDGTFNILMRKRISRHIDVCEVCDAQRRRLASPAALLGAAPVFIPAPAWLRERTLNEVQLTCSSAQLKPVPTDDTSAHRGSALPIAAFVVALLAAVGAGALWFVSQKPAAPAPVEVGRITPAPPAQPPVHVESTPAAPAPVVSAPVPAPRQPTTPPVAAPTIEPSPAPPPPAAPNPEPAPPAPAPPLVWPQLPDLSQWPQFPRWPLPGGDPADPRPGPGSQFTAPADLHSRPPVPEGPNP
- a CDS encoding DUF1802 family protein; translation: MTATLTSPALKEWSAAIHALLDGRQTVLLRKGGIHEKRFTVAAPRFLLFPTVAHSHAERVRPEHRDLLEPAAADSSDDAVVLRAGATVVAAVEVNRPENLEQIAPLHIWTDESVRSDRLDFRPRHRLTVLVVQACPLADPVRLVRTPDYRGCTSWVDLPVDPRWADPVHDTDTLNAITARVRDSVG